Below is a window of Acidimicrobiales bacterium DNA.
CAGGTCGCGGTGGCCAACGCGGGACACATCGCCCGGGTCTCGCTCGTGCCGGTCGATGCGGAGCCGCCCGCCGCCGCCCTGGAGGCCGTGGCCCGAGCGGACCAGATCGTCCTCGGCCCGGGCTCCCTGTACACCAGCGTCTTGGCGGCGCTGGCCGTCCCGGCGCTCCGGGACGCGTTGGCCGAGGCGAGGGGCCGGAAGGTCTACGTCTGCAACCTCCGCCCCCAGGTCCCCGAGACCGAGGGCTACGACGTGGCCGCCCACCTGGCTGCGCTGGAGCTCCACGGCGTCGAGGTTGACGTCGTGCTGTGTGACACGTCGGGCCTGCCCCTCGGGGCGCCGGGCCGGCCCTGGATCGACGCACCCCTGGCCCGGCCCAACGGGCTGGCCCACGATTGGGAGAAACTGGCAGCAGCCCTCGTCGATCTGGTCGGATAGGGCTCGGGTAAGGAGGAGGACGGGACATGTCCGTACGGGTTGGCATCAACGGGTTCGGTCGCATCGGCCGCAACTTCCTGCGGGCGGCGCGCGCATCCAACGCTGATGTGCACGTGGTCGCGGTCAACGATCTGATCCCGCCCGAGACGAACGCGTATCTCCTCGCCTACGACTCCACCCTGGGTCGACTGGAGGGGGTGCAGGCCGGCGACGGTGCCATCAGGATCGGCTCCGACGAGGTGAAGGTGTTCGCCGAACGCGACCCGAAGGCGCTGCCGTGGTCGGAGCTGGATGTCGAGGTGGTCATCGAGAGCACGGGAATCTTCACCGATGGCAACAAGGCCGCCGCCCACGTCGACGGGGGAGCGCGGCGGGTGATCATCTCGGCGCCGGCGACCAACGTCGACGCCACATTCGTGATGGGCGTGAACGACCAGACCTTCGATCCCGCCCAGCACACCGTGGTCTCGAACGCGTCGTGCACCACCAACTGCTTCGTCCCGATGGTGAAGGTGCTCGACGACGCCTTCGGCGTACGCAGCGGCCTGATGACGACCGTGCACGCCTACACCAACGACCAGAACCTGCTCGACCTGGCTCACAAGGACCTGCGCCGGGCCCGCGCTGCCGCGGTCAACATCATCCCGGCGTCGACCGGCGCGGCCCGGGCGACGGGGCTCGTCCTCCAGGCCATGCAGGGTCGCCTCGACGGCACGTCGCTGCGCGTACCGGTGCAGGACGGCTCGATCACCGACTTCACCGCGATCATCGAGGCCGACGCCAGCGTCCAGCAGATCAACGCCGCCTACCGCGAGGCCGCGTCCTCCGGACCGCTGTCGAAGGTGATGGAGTACACCGAGGATCCCATCGTGTCCTCGGACGTCATCGGGTCCCCGGCGTCGTGCACCTTCGACTCTGGACTCACCATGGCGACCGCCGCGGGGGACGGCTCCACGCTGGTCAAGGCGCTCGGTTGGTATGACAACGAGTGGGGCTACGCCAACCGGTTGGTCGACCTGGCCGTGGTCGTCGGAGGGTCCGGTCGCTGACGCTTTGGTGCTCCAGCTGCCACGGCTGGAGGACCTCCCCGATCCGGCCGGCAGACGGGTGCTGCTCAGGGCCGACCTCAACGTCCCTCTGAGGTCGTCGCCGAGCGGCGTGGCCGAGGTGGACGACGACTTTCGCCTGCGGGCCGCGTTGCCGACGATCGAGTGGCTCATGGAGCGAGGGGCCAAGGTCACGGCGTGCAGTCACCTGGGGCGGCCGCGCGGCGAGCCCGACGCCCGCTTCGCGATGGAGCCGGTGCGTCACCGGCTGGCGCAGCTGGCACCGGGCGTCGAGCTCATGGAGAACCTGCGTTTCGACCCGGGAGAGGAGGCCAACGACCCCGCCTTCGTCGCCCGCCTGGTCGAGGGCCAGGACCTCTACGTCGATGACGCCTTTGGCTCGGCGCACCGTATCCACGCGTCCATCGTCGGCCCCCCGGCCCTCCTGCCCAGCGCCGCCGGACGTCTGCTGGAGCGGGAGGTCGAGGCCCTGGCCGGCCTGCTGCACCATCCCGCCCGGCCGTTCGTGGCCGTGCTCGGCGGGGCCAAGGTGAGCGACAAGCTGGGCCTCCTGCAGTCCCTGGTGGAGCGGGCGGACGTCCTGCTGGTGGGCGGGGGGATGTGCTTCACGTTCCTCGCCGCCCTGGGACACGAGATCGGCGAATCCCTGGTCGAGCCCGACCAGGAGGATGCGTGCCGCCGGCTCCTGGACTCCGGACGACGCGTGGTAGTGCCTACCGACGTGGTGGCCCTGGCTCCGGGCGGCACCCTCGGGCTCGGCAAGCACGGAACCGGCAAGGTCCGCACGGTCGGTCGGACCATCCCGCCAGGATGGAAGGGCACGGACATCGGTCCGGGGACAGCAGCCGAGTTCGCCGACGAGATCCGCCCGGCGGGCACCGTGTTGTGGAACGGCCCCATGGGGGTCGCCGAGGACCATCGCTTCGCGGCCGGCACCCGCGCCGTGGCCGTGGCCGTGGCCGAGTGCCGGGGGTACACCGTCGTTGGCGGCGGCGACAGCGCCAGTGCCCTCGCCCACCTCGGCCTCGCCGACCAGGTCGATCATCTGTCGACCGGCGGGGGTGCGACCCTCGAGCTGCTCGAGCGCGGTGACCTGCCAGGGCTGGCAGCCCTCCGGGGCGCCTCCAACGCGCCGGGGAGAGAACCATGACCAACCGACGCCCCCTCGTCAGCGGCAACTGGAAGATGAACCTCAACCACTTCGAGGCCATCCAGGTCGTCCAGAAGCTCGCCTACCGCCTGTCCCCGGAGGACACCGCGACTCGGGACGTCTCCCTGCACCCACCGTTCACCGATCTTCGATCGGTCCAGACCGTCGTGGAGTCCGACGACATGCCGATCGCCCTCGGGGCCCAGACCTGTCACTGGGCCGAGGCCGGCGCCTACACGGGCGAGGTCAGTCCGGTCATGCTGGCCAAGCTCAACGTGACCTACGTGATCGTGGGGCACTCGGAGCGGCGCCAGCTCTTCGGCGAGACCGATGCCGTCGTGGCGGCCAAGCTGCGCGCCGTGCTGACCCACGGGATGACGCCCATCCTCTGTGTGGGC
It encodes the following:
- a CDS encoding phosphoglycerate kinase, translating into MLQLPRLEDLPDPAGRRVLLRADLNVPLRSSPSGVAEVDDDFRLRAALPTIEWLMERGAKVTACSHLGRPRGEPDARFAMEPVRHRLAQLAPGVELMENLRFDPGEEANDPAFVARLVEGQDLYVDDAFGSAHRIHASIVGPPALLPSAAGRLLEREVEALAGLLHHPARPFVAVLGGAKVSDKLGLLQSLVERADVLLVGGGMCFTFLAALGHEIGESLVEPDQEDACRRLLDSGRRVVVPTDVVALAPGGTLGLGKHGTGKVRTVGRTIPPGWKGTDIGPGTAAEFADEIRPAGTVLWNGPMGVAEDHRFAAGTRAVAVAVAECRGYTVVGGGDSASALAHLGLADQVDHLSTGGGATLELLERGDLPGLAALRGASNAPGREP
- a CDS encoding 2-phospho-L-lactate transferase CofD family protein, with translation QVAVANAGHIARVSLVPVDAEPPAAALEAVARADQIVLGPGSLYTSVLAALAVPALRDALAEARGRKVYVCNLRPQVPETEGYDVAAHLAALELHGVEVDVVLCDTSGLPLGAPGRPWIDAPLARPNGLAHDWEKLAAALVDLVG
- the gap gene encoding type I glyceraldehyde-3-phosphate dehydrogenase, which translates into the protein MSVRVGINGFGRIGRNFLRAARASNADVHVVAVNDLIPPETNAYLLAYDSTLGRLEGVQAGDGAIRIGSDEVKVFAERDPKALPWSELDVEVVIESTGIFTDGNKAAAHVDGGARRVIISAPATNVDATFVMGVNDQTFDPAQHTVVSNASCTTNCFVPMVKVLDDAFGVRSGLMTTVHAYTNDQNLLDLAHKDLRRARAAAVNIIPASTGAARATGLVLQAMQGRLDGTSLRVPVQDGSITDFTAIIEADASVQQINAAYREAASSGPLSKVMEYTEDPIVSSDVIGSPASCTFDSGLTMATAAGDGSTLVKALGWYDNEWGYANRLVDLAVVVGGSGR